In the Engraulis encrasicolus isolate BLACKSEA-1 chromosome 9, IST_EnEncr_1.0, whole genome shotgun sequence genome, one interval contains:
- the bco2b gene encoding beta-carotene oxygenase 2b, giving the protein MKRTKMNSHPTTDTLWLLDIRRRAGLLSITKNKMPHKAVITEAPKEHKCKNQHYTDVHGLPCIEKIVRSVEDHPEPLQTVIRGTIPHWIKGSFLRNGPGKFEIGKHQLNHWFDGMALLHQFKIEDGQVTYKSKFLSSDCYKSNTENDRIMVTEFGTAAVPDPCKNFFKRFLSRFEMPKPTDNGNVSFVQYKGDYYVSTETNFMHKVNPETLEASEKVDWSKFIAVNGATAHPHTDPDGTTYNMGNSYTAKGAFYNIICVPPEKDTPTDTLEGTKVICRIPSVDKLRPSYYHSFAMTENYVVFIEQPIKMDLLKIVTGKMRNKGISDGVYWDPTLDTIFHLINKKTGQLSKVQYHTAAMSTFHQINAYEENGFIVMDMCCSDDGQAINNYMVQNLRKSGEALDEVYNTMCRVFPRRFVLPINVSRDTPSGENLNTRPFSTAKAMKTSNTRVDCTYEDLHDEELHQYGGLEFPQINYAKYNTHPYRYYYGCGFRHLVGDTLIKVDLETKKMKVWEKPGFYPSEPVFVPSPDATEEDDGVLLSVVITPNEDKGTFLLALNAKTFEEIGRAEVPINIPYGFHGTFNSTA; this is encoded by the exons ATGAAGAGGACGAAGATGAACTCACACCCTACA ACAGACACTCTCTGGCTTCTGGACATCCGACGACGAGCTGGTCTCCTCTCCATCACAAAGAACAAAATGCCACACAAAGCCGTGATCACTGAAG CTCCAAAGGAGCACAAGTGTAAGAATCAACATTACACAGATGTGCATGGATTGCCTTGCATTGAGAAGATTGTGCGCTCGGTTGAGGACCATCCGGAACCTTTGCAAACAGTCATCCGTGGAACCATCCCTCACTGGATCAAGGGCAGCTTCTTAAGGAATGGCCCAGGAAAGTTTGAAATCGGAAAACACCA GCTTAACCACTGGTTTGACGGCATGGCGCTGCTGCACCAGTTTAAGATTGAGGATGGGCAGGTGACCTACAAGAGCAAGTTTCTGTCCAGTGACTGCTACAAATCCAACACGGAGAACGACCGCATCATGGTGACCGAGTTCGGCACCGCAGCCGTGCCCGACCCCTGCAAGAACTTCTTCAAGCGCTTCCTCTCACGCTTCGAAATGCCAA AGCCGACAGACAACGGCAATGTGAGTTTCGTCCAGTACAAGGGTGATTACTACGTCAGCACTGAGACCAACTTCATGCACAAAGTCAACCCAGAGACCCTTGAGGCCTCTGAAAAG GTGGACTGGAGCAAGTTCATTGCGGTGAATGGAGCAACGGCTCACCCCCACACTGACCCCGACGGCACCACCTACAACATGGGCAACTCTTACACCGCAAAAG GAGCATTTTACAACATTATCTGTGTGCCTCCTGAGAAAGACACCCCAACAGACACACTAGAGGGCACCAAAGTCATCTGCCGCATCCCTTCAGTGGACAAACTCAGACCCTCCTACTACCACAGCTTTG cAATGACGGAGAACTATGTGGTGTTCATTGAGCAGCCCATTAAGATGGACCTGCTGAAGATCGTCACGGGGAAAATGAGGAACAAGGGCATCAGTGACGGCGTCTACTGGGACCCCACACTGGACACCATCTTCCATCTGATCAACAAGAAAACCGGACAG CTGAGCAAGGTCCAGTACCACACAGCGGCGATGTCCACCTTCCATCAGATCAACGCCTACGAGGAGAATGGCTTCATCGTCATGGACATGTGTTGCTCTGACGACGGACAGGCCATCAACAACTACATGGTGCAGAACCTGCGAAAGTCAGGAGAGGCCCTGGATGAG GTCTACAACACCATGTGCCGAGTGTTCCCCAGGAGATTTGTGCTGCCTATCAATGTCAGCAGAGACACCCCTAGTGGAGAGAACCTGAACACCAGGCCGTTCAGCACAGCAAAAGCTATGAAGACCTCCAACACCAGA GTTGACTGCACGTATGAGGACCTCCATGATGAGGAGCTTCATCAGTATGGCGGCCTGGAGTTCCCTCAAATCAACTACGCAAAGTACAACACCCACCCCTACCGCTACTACTACGGCTGCGGATTCAGGCACCTGGTGGGAGACACACTCATCAAAGTGGACCTGGAGACGAAAAAGATGAAG GTGTGGGAAAAGCCTGGTTTCTACCCCTCTGAGCCTGTGTTTGTGCCAAGCCCTGATGCAACAGAGGAGGATGATGGAGTCCTTCTGTCAGTGGTCATAACTCCTAATGAG gacaaaggcacattcCTTCTGGCCCTGAATGCCAAGACATTTGAAGAGATCGGCAGGGCTGAGGTTCCCATCAACATCCCCTATGGCTTCCATGGAACCTTCAACTCGACCGCCTAA